The following coding sequences lie in one Pseudoxanthomonas sp. SE1 genomic window:
- a CDS encoding adenylate kinase yields the protein MRLVLLGPPGSGKGTQAARLKDYLQVPHISTGDLLRAEVAAGSPLGLQAKEIMARGDFVSDDILLGMLEDRFARPDTANGFILDGYPRNQAQADALGTLLARLGQPMDYAVQLEVPADLLVERIAGRAAAEGRDDDTPEVVRNRLDKYTTQTAPVIDYYRQHGQLTVVDGVGSLDEVFTRITEALAPAKEVG from the coding sequence ATGCGATTGGTTCTACTGGGCCCACCCGGGTCGGGCAAGGGCACTCAGGCGGCGCGCCTGAAGGACTACCTGCAGGTACCGCACATCTCCACCGGCGACCTGCTGCGCGCCGAAGTGGCCGCCGGCAGCCCGCTGGGCCTGCAGGCCAAGGAAATCATGGCGCGCGGCGACTTCGTCAGCGACGACATCCTGCTCGGCATGCTGGAAGACCGCTTCGCCCGCCCCGACACCGCCAACGGCTTCATCCTGGACGGTTATCCGCGCAACCAGGCCCAGGCCGATGCGCTGGGCACGTTGCTGGCCAGGCTGGGCCAGCCCATGGACTATGCGGTGCAACTGGAGGTCCCGGCCGACCTGCTGGTCGAGCGCATCGCCGGCCGTGCCGCTGCGGAAGGCCGCGACGACGACACGCCCGAGGTGGTGCGCAACCGCCTGGACAAGTACACCACCCAGACCGCGCCGGTGATCGACTACTACCGCCAGCATGGTCAGCTGACCGTGGTGGACGGCGTGGGTTCGCTGGACGAGGTGTTCACCCGCATCACCGAGGCGCTGGCGCCGGCCAAGGAAGTGGGCTGA
- a CDS encoding 6-phosphofructokinase, with protein MASGTLLYAQSGGVTAVINASASAVITEARARKIKVLAARNGILGALREDLIDTSKESAAAIRALAHTPGGAFGSCRVKLKSLEADRAKYERLLAVLKAHDVRYFLYNGGNDSADTAWKVSQLAQAFDYPLTCIGVPKTVDNDLAVTDTCPGFGSAAKYTAVSVREAALDVAAMAETSTKVFVYEAMGRHAGWLAAAAGMAGQTPDEAPHIILFPERAYDETQFLAQVKKVVDRVGWCVVVASEGIQHADGRFVADAGGGKDSFGHTQLGGVASYLAGRVKDQLGLKVHWTLPDYLQRSARHIASKTDWEQAQAVGKAAVQFALKGQNAVMPVIVRTSDAPFRWKIEAAPLSKVANHEKKFPPGFIRKDGYGITPAARKYLQPLIRGEAYPPYGTDGLPKYVALKNVAVKKKLPAWEG; from the coding sequence ATGGCATCTGGCACCCTACTTTATGCGCAGTCCGGCGGCGTCACCGCCGTCATCAACGCCTCCGCATCGGCGGTCATCACCGAAGCGCGGGCCCGGAAAATCAAGGTCTTGGCGGCGCGCAACGGCATCCTCGGCGCACTTCGCGAAGACCTGATCGACACCAGCAAGGAGTCGGCGGCCGCCATCCGCGCACTCGCCCACACCCCGGGCGGCGCCTTCGGCAGCTGCCGCGTGAAGCTGAAATCGCTGGAGGCCGACCGCGCGAAGTACGAGCGCCTGCTGGCGGTGCTGAAGGCGCACGACGTGCGTTACTTCCTCTACAACGGCGGCAACGATTCGGCCGACACGGCGTGGAAGGTCTCGCAGCTGGCGCAGGCCTTCGACTACCCGCTGACCTGCATCGGCGTGCCGAAGACGGTCGACAACGACCTGGCCGTCACCGACACCTGCCCCGGCTTCGGCTCGGCGGCGAAGTACACGGCGGTCTCCGTGCGCGAGGCTGCGCTGGACGTGGCCGCGATGGCGGAAACTTCCACCAAGGTGTTCGTCTACGAGGCCATGGGCCGGCACGCCGGCTGGCTGGCCGCGGCGGCGGGCATGGCCGGGCAGACGCCTGACGAGGCGCCGCACATCATCCTGTTCCCGGAGCGCGCCTACGACGAGACGCAGTTCCTTGCGCAGGTGAAGAAGGTCGTCGACCGCGTCGGCTGGTGCGTGGTGGTGGCCAGCGAGGGCATCCAGCATGCCGATGGCCGCTTCGTCGCCGATGCCGGCGGCGGCAAGGATTCGTTCGGCCATACGCAGCTCGGTGGTGTGGCTTCTTATCTGGCGGGCCGGGTGAAGGACCAGTTGGGCCTGAAGGTGCACTGGACCTTGCCCGACTATCTGCAGCGCTCCGCGCGCCACATCGCCTCGAAGACCGACTGGGAGCAGGCGCAGGCCGTCGGCAAGGCGGCCGTGCAGTTCGCGCTGAAGGGACAGAATGCGGTGATGCCGGTGATCGTGCGCACGTCCGACGCGCCGTTCCGCTGGAAGATCGAGGCCGCGCCGCTGTCGAAAGTGGCCAACCACGAGAAGAAGTTCCCGCCGGGCTTCATCCGCAAGGATGGCTACGGCATCACCCCGGCCGCACGGAAGTACCTGCAACCGCTGATCCGCGGCGAAGCCTACCCCCCGTATGGCACCGATGGCCTGCCGAAGTACGTCGCGCTGAAGAACGTGGCGGTGAAGAAGAAGCTGCCTGCCTGGGAAGGCTGA
- a CDS encoding DUF488 family protein: protein MGIRIVRLGSPRAKDEGLRIGTVRRPPRGVPKAEFAAQDWYDVWYPNLAPSTELVKQAQEATTPKDWAAFARKYRTEMAVPDNARTLDLLAALSHGSDFSVGCYCEDEAHCHRSVLRALLAERGAIIKAG, encoded by the coding sequence ATGGGCATCCGCATCGTCCGCCTCGGCAGTCCGCGCGCGAAGGACGAAGGCCTGCGCATCGGCACGGTGCGCAGGCCGCCACGTGGCGTGCCGAAGGCGGAGTTCGCGGCGCAGGACTGGTACGACGTCTGGTATCCCAATCTCGCGCCCAGCACGGAGCTGGTGAAGCAAGCGCAGGAGGCGACGACACCCAAGGACTGGGCTGCCTTCGCCAGGAAGTACCGCACCGAGATGGCCGTGCCCGACAATGCCCGCACGCTGGACCTGCTTGCTGCGCTGTCGCACGGCAGCGACTTCTCGGTGGGCTGCTACTGCGAGGATGAAGCACACTGCCACCGGTCGGTGCTGCGCGCGCTGCTGGCCGAACGCGGCGCCATCATCAAGGCAGGATGA
- a CDS encoding DUF4440 domain-containing protein, whose translation MDDLLAELTALETELHHPGATCSRERLERLLHADFHEVGRSGTRYTRQTVIDFLVDRPSPPRVLAYDHHIERLSDGVVLLHFASHGIAADGTRHNAALRMSVWRHTALGWQLSYHQGTPAAS comes from the coding sequence ATGGACGACCTGCTCGCCGAACTGACGGCGCTGGAAACCGAACTCCACCACCCCGGCGCGACGTGCTCGCGCGAGCGGCTGGAGCGCCTGTTGCATGCCGACTTCCATGAGGTGGGCCGTTCGGGCACGCGCTACACGCGGCAGACCGTCATCGACTTTCTCGTCGATCGCCCGTCTCCGCCCCGCGTCCTCGCCTACGATCACCACATCGAGCGGCTCTCGGACGGCGTGGTGTTGCTGCACTTCGCTTCGCACGGAATCGCGGCCGATGGCACACGGCACAATGCCGCGCTGCGCATGTCGGTGTGGCGACATACCGCGCTCGGCTGGCAGCTGTCGTATCACCAGGGTACCCCTGCCGCTTCGTAG
- a CDS encoding DUF2846 domain-containing protein gives MRHPLNRSLLCLALLLPMAAGHAQSQEAAAPAATEAPEAAPAPAPAAGDSLIGAPSEGMGQIVFFREKKFAGAAVKYKVREGETELGKLSSGTYFVASVAPGTHQYTVHSEAKDVLTLEVEAGETYYVLGSITMGFMAGRPNLSPSDEAAFNGMAKELKPAKK, from the coding sequence ATGCGTCATCCGTTGAACCGTTCGCTGCTCTGCCTCGCCCTGCTGCTGCCGATGGCGGCCGGCCACGCCCAATCGCAGGAGGCCGCTGCGCCTGCCGCCACCGAAGCACCCGAGGCAGCGCCCGCGCCTGCGCCGGCAGCGGGCGACAGCCTGATCGGAGCACCGTCCGAAGGCATGGGCCAGATCGTGTTCTTCCGCGAGAAGAAATTCGCCGGCGCCGCCGTGAAGTACAAGGTCCGCGAAGGCGAAACGGAGCTCGGCAAGCTCAGCAGCGGCACGTACTTCGTCGCCTCCGTCGCGCCGGGCACCCATCAGTACACGGTGCACTCCGAAGCCAAGGATGTGCTGACACTGGAAGTGGAAGCAGGCGAGACCTACTACGTGCTCGGCTCGATCACGATGGGCTTCATGGCCGGTCGCCCGAACCTGTCGCCTTCCGACGAGGCTGCCTTCAACGGCATGGCGAAAGAGCTCAAGCCCGCGAAGAAGTAA
- a CDS encoding OmpA family protein: MAASEVVDGRQARILFDSGSAVVPADTSARLSGVLGTLGADPGKRVRVSGFHDASGDAAANEALAKQRAEVIQQWLVVNGVAMERITLDKPAQTTGSGDADEARRVDVMVE; encoded by the coding sequence ATGGCGGCCAGCGAGGTAGTGGATGGACGCCAGGCACGCATCCTGTTCGACAGCGGCTCGGCCGTGGTACCGGCCGACACCAGCGCGCGCCTGTCCGGCGTGCTGGGCACGCTGGGCGCCGATCCGGGCAAGCGCGTCCGCGTGTCCGGCTTCCACGATGCCAGTGGCGATGCCGCCGCTAACGAAGCACTGGCGAAGCAGCGCGCGGAAGTCATCCAGCAATGGCTGGTGGTCAACGGCGTGGCGATGGAGCGCATCACGCTCGACAAGCCGGCGCAGACCACCGGCAGCGGTGATGCCGATGAGGCGCGGCGCGTGGATGTGATGGTGGAGTAA
- a CDS encoding LysR family transcriptional regulator, translating to MSHDLNDTLIFVKVVEQGSFIAAANLLRLPKTTVSRKVQELETRLGAQLLHRTTRKLGLTEAGNVYYEHCQRIARELNEAASAVSQLHAGPRGWLRFTAPYSIGIDKISPLLGEFHAQYPEIRVEMLLANDTLDLISGEIDVALRIGSLPDSNLVARRLSTLRTQVYASPKYLARYGEPLHPDDLQHHRVLAMQKNRRGNGFALTLRDAEGEQDYPINPILVANDPAALKGALLCGEGIMVGADVMVKPYLEQGHLLRVLAGWTGPEYEFNAVFPRGHVQSPKVRAFVDFLVERMKFDVDYMMEHCPVYLKQQAEARAAAGTAPAAEAATAVGRKVLADVLS from the coding sequence ATGAGCCACGATCTCAACGACACCCTGATCTTCGTGAAAGTGGTGGAGCAGGGCAGCTTCATCGCCGCCGCCAACCTGCTGCGCCTGCCCAAGACCACGGTCAGCCGCAAGGTGCAGGAACTGGAGACACGTCTGGGCGCGCAGTTGCTGCACCGGACCACGCGCAAGCTGGGCCTCACCGAAGCGGGCAACGTCTACTACGAACATTGCCAGCGCATCGCGCGCGAGCTGAACGAAGCGGCGAGCGCGGTCAGCCAATTGCATGCCGGTCCGCGCGGCTGGCTGCGCTTCACTGCGCCGTACTCGATCGGCATCGACAAGATCTCGCCGCTGTTGGGCGAGTTCCATGCGCAGTACCCCGAGATCCGGGTGGAGATGCTGCTGGCCAACGACACGCTCGACCTGATTTCCGGCGAGATCGACGTGGCGCTGCGCATCGGCAGCCTGCCGGATTCCAACCTCGTGGCGCGCCGGCTCAGCACCCTGCGCACCCAGGTGTATGCCAGCCCGAAGTACCTGGCGCGGTATGGCGAACCCCTGCATCCCGATGACCTGCAGCACCATCGCGTGCTTGCCATGCAGAAGAACCGGCGCGGCAACGGCTTCGCACTGACCCTGCGCGATGCCGAAGGCGAGCAGGATTACCCGATCAACCCGATCCTGGTGGCCAACGATCCCGCCGCATTGAAAGGCGCGCTGCTGTGTGGCGAGGGCATCATGGTCGGCGCCGACGTGATGGTGAAACCGTACCTGGAACAGGGGCATCTGCTGCGCGTCCTCGCCGGCTGGACGGGACCCGAGTACGAGTTCAATGCGGTGTTCCCGCGCGGCCACGTGCAGTCGCCGAAGGTGCGCGCGTTCGTCGACTTCCTCGTCGAGCGCATGAAGTTCGACGTGGACTACATGATGGAGCACTGCCCGGTGTACCTGAAGCAGCAGGCCGAGGCGCGCGCTGCCGCCGGGACGGCACCCGCGGCCGAAGCTGCGACGGCCGTGGGACGCAAGGTGCTGGCCGACGTGCTGAGTTGA
- a CDS encoding SDR family NAD(P)-dependent oxidoreductase yields the protein MKDSLTPGALVLGAGGNVGFGVVGALLEAGSPVLAVGRDGPRMSALAEHFEDEPGLELIHSPCIHDDRDAARLAEQVRERGRPLRAVFASMGTPLQSGRLLDRPASFLLEKLEADLIPHLAAARHLLPVLAESQTAANYVLIGGPYAERGWSGYGHASVTGAAMRMLAQVLHEEAHALGVRVQLLSVDKPVCTPENAINACAEWPDALAVGRSAVSLLTRTGRSSQSIVTWSARDAKPPEQTVACDFEDALWAVAGARRNGRASA from the coding sequence ATGAAGGATTCGCTCACTCCGGGCGCGCTGGTGCTGGGCGCAGGCGGCAATGTCGGGTTCGGTGTGGTCGGTGCGTTGCTGGAAGCCGGCAGCCCGGTGCTGGCGGTCGGTCGCGACGGCCCGCGCATGAGTGCGCTGGCGGAGCACTTCGAGGACGAACCCGGACTGGAACTGATCCATTCCCCCTGCATCCACGACGACCGCGACGCCGCGCGCCTGGCCGAACAGGTGCGCGAACGCGGACGCCCGCTGCGGGCCGTATTCGCCAGCATGGGCACGCCGCTGCAGAGCGGGCGCCTGCTGGATCGCCCGGCATCGTTCCTGCTGGAGAAACTGGAAGCCGACCTGATCCCGCATCTCGCCGCCGCCCGCCACCTGCTGCCGGTGCTGGCGGAAAGCCAGACCGCCGCGAACTACGTGCTGATCGGTGGACCGTATGCGGAGCGCGGCTGGTCGGGCTATGGCCATGCCTCGGTCACCGGCGCCGCGATGCGCATGCTCGCGCAGGTGCTGCACGAAGAAGCGCATGCACTTGGCGTGCGCGTGCAGCTGCTTTCCGTGGACAAGCCGGTATGTACGCCGGAGAACGCGATCAACGCCTGCGCGGAATGGCCCGATGCGCTGGCCGTGGGACGCAGCGCAGTGTCGCTGCTGACGCGCACAGGCCGCTCTTCGCAATCCATCGTCACCTGGTCCGCACGCGACGCGAAACCGCCGGAGCAGACCGTGGCGTGCGACTTCGAAGATGCGTTGTGGGCCGTCGCCGGCGCCCGACGCAATGGCCGCGCTTCCGCCTGA
- a CDS encoding efflux RND transporter periplasmic adaptor subunit encodes MNTNLPTSPRARRLLALGAFSALALAVLAGCSGQAAEQGAPPPPEVSVAAVPVKSVSQWDEFSGRVEAIEHVDLRPRVSGYIDRVNYTEGQEVKKGDVLFTIDARSYRAELARAQAELARARTLAELGRSEASRAKRLSDLQALSTEEYEQRRANADQAQANVAAAQAALESARLNLEWTQVRAPINGRAGRALVTAGNLVSAGDAASVLTTVVSLDKVHVHFDADERAFLRYAEMARNGERPSERDGKVPVQVALADETDFPHAGVVDFLDNQVDRSTGTIRARALLDNADRVFTPGLYARVRLLGSGEFKAALVDDKAVLTDQDRKYVYVVDKEGKAQRRDVQVGRMADGLRIVEKGLSAGDRVIVSGVQKVFFPGMPVQAKAVVMGAAEAPPTQAVAKN; translated from the coding sequence ATGAACACGAATCTCCCCACTTCCCCGCGCGCCCGCCGCCTGTTGGCGCTGGGCGCGTTCAGTGCGCTCGCCCTTGCCGTGCTGGCCGGTTGCAGCGGACAGGCCGCCGAGCAAGGTGCGCCGCCCCCGCCGGAGGTCAGCGTCGCAGCCGTGCCCGTGAAGTCGGTCAGCCAGTGGGACGAATTCAGTGGCCGCGTCGAGGCCATCGAGCACGTCGACCTGCGTCCGCGCGTGTCCGGCTACATCGACCGCGTGAACTACACCGAAGGCCAGGAAGTGAAGAAGGGCGACGTCCTCTTCACCATCGACGCGCGCAGCTACCGCGCCGAACTGGCACGCGCGCAGGCCGAACTGGCACGTGCACGCACCCTGGCCGAACTCGGCCGCAGCGAGGCCTCGCGCGCCAAGCGCCTGTCCGACCTGCAGGCCCTGTCCACCGAGGAGTACGAACAGCGCCGCGCCAACGCCGACCAGGCGCAGGCGAACGTCGCCGCCGCGCAGGCCGCGCTGGAAAGCGCGCGTCTGAACCTGGAATGGACCCAGGTGCGCGCACCCATCAACGGCCGCGCCGGTCGTGCGCTGGTCACCGCGGGCAACCTGGTCAGCGCCGGCGATGCCGCCAGCGTGCTGACGACCGTCGTCTCGCTGGACAAGGTGCACGTGCACTTCGATGCGGACGAACGCGCCTTCCTGCGCTATGCCGAGATGGCCCGCAACGGCGAACGCCCGAGCGAACGCGACGGCAAGGTGCCGGTGCAGGTGGCGCTGGCTGACGAAACCGACTTCCCGCATGCGGGCGTGGTCGACTTCCTCGACAACCAGGTCGACCGCAGCACCGGCACCATCCGCGCCCGCGCGCTGCTGGACAATGCCGACCGCGTCTTCACCCCCGGTCTGTATGCCCGCGTACGCCTGCTGGGCAGCGGTGAATTCAAGGCCGCGCTGGTGGACGACAAGGCCGTGCTGACCGATCAGGACCGCAAGTACGTCTACGTGGTCGACAAGGAAGGCAAGGCCCAGCGCCGCGACGTGCAGGTGGGCCGCATGGCCGACGGCCTGCGCATCGTCGAAAAGGGCCTGTCGGCCGGCGACCGCGTGATCGTCAGCGGCGTGCAGAAGGTGTTCTTCCCCGGCATGCCGGTGCAGGCCAAGGCCGTGGTGATGGGCGCGGCGGAAGCGCCGCCGACCCAGGCCGTCGCCAAGAACTGA
- a CDS encoding multidrug efflux RND transporter permease subunit: MDFSRFFIDRPIFAAVLSIVIFAAGLISIPLLPIGEYPEVVPPSVVVRTVYPGANPKVIAETVATPLEEAINGVEDMMYVKSVAGSDGVLSLTVTFKPGTDPDEAAVRVQNRVAQAQARLPEDVRRQGVTTQKQSPVFLMVVHLTSKDGKYDSLYLRNYMRLHVKDELARIQGVGDAQQFGGGDYAMRLWLDPDKVAARGMTAGDVLRAVREQNVQVSAGQLGAEPMPNGSDFLLPINAKGRLETTEEFGNIVLKSGADGEIVRLADVARIELAAGDYTLRARLDGKNASAIGIFQAPGANALEIRDAVVAKMDEIRPTLPPGVEIQSIYDTTIFVRDSIKSVVMTLLEATLLVVLVVILFLQTWRASIIPLLAVPVSVVGTFAVLYVLGYSINTLTLFGLVLAIGIVVDDAIVVVENVERHIELGATPLEAAHLAMKEVSGPIIAIALVLCAVFVPMAFLTGVTGQFYKQFAVTIAISTVISAINSLTLSPALAAKLLKSHDAPKDGPSRLIDRLFGWLFRPFNRFFNRSSQRYEGAVSRALGKRGAVFAVYMVLLVGAGLMFKAVPAGFIPVQDKLYVIAGVKMPEGASIERTDTVLKKMAALANEVDGVASEIAFPGLNPLQFTNTPNNGVIFFTLDPFGERSRSAEEITAELNQKFSTIQEGFTFAFMPPPIQGLGNGSGWSLFIEDRTRLGYGELQNAVQAFQGAASQTPGLGFPISSYQANVPQLDAEVDRVKAKAQGVPLTELFDTLQTYLGSAYVNDFNMFGRTWQVIAQADGPFRDNVEDIANLRTRNGNGEMVPIGSMVSVKQTYGPDPVIRFNGYPAADLLGDADPRVLSSGEAMAKVTELAQQVLPTGMGIGWSDLSYQQMTQGGAALVVFPLAVLLAFLVLAALYESWTLPLAVILIVPMTLLSALFGVWLAGGDNNVFVQVGLVVLMGLACKNAILIVEFARELELQGKGIVESALESCRLRLRPIIMTSVAFIAGTVPLVLSSGAGAEVRSITGITVFAGMLGVTLFGLFLTPVFYVALRKLANRPLVSHAPANADAHAHS, from the coding sequence ATGGACTTCTCAAGATTCTTCATCGACCGGCCGATCTTCGCCGCGGTGTTGTCGATCGTGATCTTCGCCGCCGGCCTGATCTCGATCCCGTTGCTGCCGATCGGCGAATACCCCGAAGTGGTACCGCCATCGGTCGTCGTCCGTACCGTCTATCCCGGCGCCAACCCCAAGGTGATCGCCGAAACCGTCGCCACCCCGCTGGAAGAAGCCATCAACGGCGTGGAGGACATGATGTACGTCAAGTCCGTCGCCGGTTCCGATGGCGTGCTGTCGCTGACGGTGACTTTCAAGCCGGGCACCGATCCCGATGAAGCCGCCGTGCGCGTGCAGAACCGCGTGGCGCAGGCGCAGGCGCGCCTGCCCGAGGACGTGCGCCGGCAGGGCGTCACCACCCAGAAGCAGTCGCCCGTGTTCCTGATGGTCGTGCATCTGACATCGAAGGATGGCAAGTACGATTCGCTGTACCTGCGCAACTACATGCGCCTGCACGTCAAGGATGAGCTGGCGCGCATCCAGGGCGTCGGCGATGCGCAGCAGTTCGGCGGCGGCGACTACGCGATGCGCCTGTGGCTGGACCCGGACAAGGTGGCCGCGCGCGGCATGACCGCCGGCGACGTGCTGCGCGCCGTGCGCGAGCAGAACGTGCAGGTCTCGGCCGGCCAGCTCGGTGCCGAGCCGATGCCGAACGGCAGCGACTTCCTGCTGCCGATCAATGCCAAGGGCCGGCTGGAGACCACCGAGGAATTCGGCAACATCGTGCTGAAGAGCGGCGCCGACGGCGAGATCGTCCGGCTGGCCGACGTGGCCCGCATCGAACTGGCGGCCGGCGACTACACCCTGCGCGCCCGCCTGGACGGCAAGAACGCCTCGGCGATCGGCATCTTCCAGGCCCCCGGCGCCAACGCGCTGGAGATCCGCGACGCGGTGGTCGCCAAGATGGACGAGATCCGCCCGACGCTTCCGCCGGGCGTGGAGATCCAGTCGATCTACGACACTACCATCTTCGTCCGCGACTCCATCAAGTCCGTCGTCATGACGCTGCTGGAAGCCACCCTGCTGGTGGTGCTGGTGGTGATCCTGTTCCTGCAGACCTGGCGCGCCTCGATCATCCCGCTGCTGGCGGTGCCGGTCTCGGTGGTCGGTACGTTCGCGGTGCTGTACGTGCTGGGCTACTCGATCAACACCTTGACCCTGTTCGGCCTGGTGCTGGCGATCGGCATCGTGGTCGATGATGCCATCGTGGTGGTGGAGAACGTCGAGCGCCACATCGAACTCGGCGCCACGCCGCTGGAAGCGGCCCACCTGGCGATGAAGGAAGTCTCCGGCCCGATCATCGCCATCGCACTCGTGCTGTGCGCGGTGTTCGTGCCGATGGCCTTCCTGACCGGCGTGACCGGCCAGTTCTACAAGCAGTTCGCCGTCACCATCGCCATCTCCACGGTCATCTCGGCCATCAACTCGCTGACCCTGTCGCCGGCGCTGGCCGCCAAGTTGCTGAAGTCGCACGACGCGCCCAAGGACGGCCCGTCGCGTCTGATCGACCGCCTGTTCGGCTGGCTGTTCCGTCCGTTCAACCGTTTCTTCAACCGCAGCTCGCAGCGCTATGAAGGCGCGGTGTCGCGCGCGCTCGGCAAGCGCGGTGCGGTGTTCGCGGTCTACATGGTGCTGCTGGTCGGCGCGGGCCTGATGTTCAAGGCGGTGCCGGCGGGCTTCATTCCCGTGCAGGACAAGCTGTACGTGATCGCCGGCGTGAAGATGCCGGAAGGCGCCTCGATCGAACGTACCGACACCGTGCTCAAGAAGATGGCGGCCCTCGCCAACGAAGTGGACGGCGTCGCCAGCGAGATCGCGTTCCCGGGCCTCAACCCGCTGCAGTTCACCAACACACCCAACAACGGTGTGATCTTCTTCACCCTCGACCCCTTCGGTGAGCGCTCGCGCTCGGCCGAGGAGATCACCGCCGAACTCAACCAGAAGTTCTCCACCATCCAGGAAGGCTTCACCTTCGCCTTCATGCCGCCGCCCATCCAGGGCCTGGGCAATGGTTCCGGCTGGTCGCTGTTCATCGAGGACCGCACACGCCTGGGCTATGGCGAACTGCAGAACGCCGTGCAGGCGTTCCAGGGCGCGGCGTCGCAGACGCCGGGCCTGGGCTTCCCGATCAGCAGCTACCAGGCCAACGTGCCGCAGCTGGATGCCGAGGTCGACCGGGTGAAGGCGAAGGCACAGGGCGTGCCGCTGACCGAGCTGTTCGACACGCTGCAGACCTATCTGGGTTCGGCCTACGTCAACGACTTCAACATGTTCGGACGTACCTGGCAGGTGATCGCGCAGGCCGACGGTCCGTTCCGCGACAACGTCGAGGACATCGCCAACCTGCGTACCCGCAACGGCAATGGCGAGATGGTGCCGATCGGCAGCATGGTCAGCGTCAAGCAGACCTACGGCCCGGACCCGGTGATCCGCTTCAACGGCTATCCCGCCGCGGACCTGCTGGGCGATGCCGACCCGCGCGTGCTGTCGTCGGGCGAAGCGATGGCCAAGGTCACCGAGCTGGCGCAGCAGGTGCTGCCGACCGGCATGGGCATCGGCTGGAGCGATCTGAGCTACCAGCAGATGACGCAGGGTGGCGCCGCGCTGGTGGTGTTCCCGCTGGCGGTGCTGCTGGCCTTCCTGGTGCTGGCCGCGCTGTACGAAAGCTGGACGCTGCCGCTGGCGGTGATCCTGATCGTGCCCATGACGCTGCTGTCGGCCCTGTTCGGCGTGTGGCTGGCCGGTGGCGACAACAACGTGTTCGTGCAGGTGGGTCTGGTGGTGCTGATGGGCCTGGCGTGCAAGAACGCCATCCTGATCGTCGAGTTCGCCCGCGAGCTGGAGCTGCAGGGCAAGGGCATCGTCGAATCAGCACTGGAATCCTGTCGCCTGCGCCTGCGTCCCATCATCATGACGTCGGTGGCGTTCATCGCCGGCACCGTGCCGCTGGTGCTGTCCAGTGGCGCCGGCGCCGAAGTCCGCTCGATCACCGGCATCACGGTGTTCGCCGGCATGCTGGGCGTCACCCTGTTCGGCCTGTTCCTGACGCCGGTGTTCTACGTGGCCCTGCGCAAGCTGGCCAACCGTCCGCTCGTTTCCCATGCGCCGGCCAACGCCGATGCGCATGCCCATTCCTGA
- a CDS encoding SDR family oxidoreductase, whose protein sequence is MNTSSKIALVTGATRGIGRETVRQLAEAGVHTILAGRNRDKAVEATLDLQAQGLPVEAIALDVTDAASIAAAVKEIEQRHGKLDILVNNAGILVDDGTKGVSGQSLETWRTTFDTNVFGLIETTQAFLPLLRKSDAGRIVNVSSLLGSISEHQNPASFIYEFKGIPAYNVSKSAVNAWTVHLAHELKDTGIKVNTIHPGYVQTDMNKSGDQQNGELSVPEGARTSVRLALIDNDGPTGGYYYFDQVLPW, encoded by the coding sequence ATGAACACGTCATCCAAGATCGCGCTGGTCACCGGCGCCACCCGCGGCATTGGCCGTGAAACCGTCCGCCAGCTGGCCGAAGCCGGCGTGCACACGATCCTTGCCGGCCGCAACCGCGACAAGGCCGTCGAAGCCACGCTCGACCTGCAGGCCCAAGGCCTGCCGGTGGAAGCCATCGCGCTGGACGTCACCGACGCGGCCAGCATCGCCGCGGCAGTGAAGGAGATCGAGCAACGCCACGGCAAGCTCGACATTCTGGTCAACAACGCCGGCATCCTGGTCGACGACGGCACCAAGGGCGTGTCCGGCCAGTCGCTGGAAACCTGGCGCACCACGTTCGACACCAATGTGTTCGGCCTGATCGAAACCACGCAGGCCTTCCTGCCGCTGCTGCGCAAGTCCGACGCGGGCCGCATCGTCAACGTGTCCAGCCTGCTGGGCTCGATCTCGGAGCACCAGAACCCGGCCTCCTTCATCTACGAGTTCAAGGGCATCCCGGCCTACAACGTGTCCAAGAGCGCAGTGAATGCGTGGACGGTGCACCTGGCGCACGAGCTGAAGGACACCGGCATCAAGGTCAACACCATCCACCCGGGCTACGTGCAGACCGACATGAACAAGTCGGGCGACCAGCAGAACGGTGAGCTGTCCGTGCCGGAAGGCGCGCGCACCAGCGTGCGGCTGGCCCTGATCGACAACGACGGCCCGACCGGCGGCTACTACTACTTCGACCAGGTGCTGCCATGGTGA